In the genome of Dromiciops gliroides isolate mDroGli1 chromosome 1, mDroGli1.pri, whole genome shotgun sequence, the window GGTGCAGTAAGAGAGAACTGGGGGGCTCTGAAAAGCTTCTCCCTTCTCAGGCAAGGAAGAGGCAGGTTGTCTTTGGATGGGCCAGAGAGGGCCGCCCCCCCCATGCCTCGAGCTgttccccgcccccacccccctgctCTTCTCCCTTCAGTATTTCCCTCTGTTACTTTTTGGGGTTCTCGTCCCAGCCCTGAGCTGATCTAACCAACCTCCTTCCTTTGTGGCTTCAGCTCCTGTTCCCCATGTCAGTCTGGGTAAGGCCAGCCAGGGCAAGGCCAGAGGGCCTTGGTTCAAATATCCCAGCTTTGTCTCTCTGTGGCCTTGGGCTAATCACTCcccctctgggcttcattttctgtCACCATCTGTCAAATGTGGGGAAGGGGTTTGGATTCTGAGGCCTCTTTAGTCTCTTTGGGGGCCAAATCTCTTATCCTAGTTGTCtcgcttaaatttttttttttttccgtatcttatgtttttacatcacctactatttccttccccttccccacttccAGAGAATCTTCCCTCATTATAAAGAATAGGGGATAGATGGGAAACACACGGGAGAAGCTCCCATGTGGGGAAGCTCTGACAATGCCGGATAGCCCCTTCTTGTCCAGAGAACCGAGAGGGTAAGGGTCACCTGGCCAGCATGTGTCAAGGGTTCCTAGCTggttctttttcatctttgccacaCTCTCACATAACAAggaattgaaaagagaaaaaaaaataaacccagttCTGCAAAAACCTGTGATTCATTGGTCGGGTAAGGCAATATATACCGAGCCCCGCACCCATGAGCATCTTCCTCTGAAGAGACCAGATCCTTCTTTCTTAAGGAAGGACttgctcattcccttccttcaGTCTTGTCCAAGCTTCTTCTGGTGCCTCCAGGGCCTCGTGCTGGTGTCCAGGGACCATCCTCTTGAAAGGTCCCTGAAGCTCAGCTAGGGTCTCTCTGCTGATGAGGAAGGAGTTACAGGAATCCTAGTCATAACCGAAGGGGACCTCCAAGGCCacgaatccaaccccctcattttagaggcagaaacagagacttatccaaggtcacacaggtggtgagttgtttgaagtgggatttgaacctaagacctcctgactccagagcccagtgttctgtccactgtaccaaaTCTGGGTTCTCCAGGCCTTTGAAGAGCCCAACCTGGAGGAGATGATTGAGTCCTCTTGAGTGCTCAGGTCTTGCGATGTCCGCTTCTCCATTCCCAAGAGCCTAGTTCTGTGGGCAAGGGCTTGGGGTTGTGATGGGACATGTTAACACGTCTCATTGATTCCATCTCACTGCCACTACCCTAGTCTGGGCTTTTGCTCCATCCAAttagactcattttttttttttaatttttgcagggcaatgagagttaagtgacttgcccagggtcacacagctagttaagtgtcaagtgtctgaggctggatttgaattcgggtactcctgaatccaaggccagtgctttatccactgtgccacctagctgcccccctagactcatttttaaaaagaaaagaaaattattttcaattagaCTATTGTGATAACCTTTTCCCAGGTCTCTGCACCCCTGCCGTATGCcatttccaatctatccttcacgtACGCCATGCCAGAGTAGTCTTCTTCGGTTCCTGTGATTCCTCTGCTCTAAGATCTTCAGTAACTCACTGTTGCTGCCAAAGTAAAATTCAGATTCTTTCTGGCATTCGAAGTTTTTCCTAAatgttggtctccctgcctgtCCAAGCTTTTCTCCTAAACCATAAGTGTTGGGGCCCCGGGCAGCATCCGAAATACCTGGTCTGGTCTGAACcaggttaaaatataattgggaaatacttagcaaaataaataaaaatacattttaaaaccaagttaGTATTTGGCAGCAGGAGGCCTGTATGGGTTGGTGaccccatttctatttcagttcaATACTGAGGTTCTAAGTTATGGTGTTTGGACCTCCTCCAGTGTCTCCCCATTTAATAAGTTGAATAAATGCTGACTGAACTGTAAGTGTATgcaaaataacaatagctagtatttatagaaCACCTGTAGTATACTAATTATATTACATTCTCTTGTTAGATGTGTATCACATTCTATCCTATTATACTTATCATATAttctattataatatatttattatatcacattccattattatgtttgctatatattatattacattctattatatgtttatatattgcaTCCCATTATTATATAGTTACCACATCAAACATTATATTATGTTGCATGTTTGTTATATTAGAGATTTATTAAACTTTATCaaatcatattatatattataacacacatgttatattacattatattattatttgtatattaGATCACATTATGTGTTATATCATAGTAGATTTATTCTATTATAGtctatcatatatttattatattatattactatatatttgttatatatttctatttaaatacttaacatacattaactcatttgatccttgcaataacCCTGGTAGATAGATGGGGTACTGTTATcctgattttaaagatgagaaaacggaagctcagagtttaagtgacttatccagggtcatataactgagTATAtgtgtgaggcagaatttgaactcagatcttctagcCTCTTGCTATAGTGCTACGCCACCCCATGGAGCGGCTTAAATAGATAGTGGGTGGTTTTATGGGGAGGTACTCATACCCAGAGAGGGTCTTGGTAGGGCTGATCTGGGAGGCCCTGGTGTTTGAGGCTTTGCTTGAGCCGAACTTTGAAAAAGGCTTAGGACCCTAAGAGGGTGAGGTGAGGAGGGCGTGGGCtccaggcatggaggtgggagccGCAATGTCTTATTTAGAAGGAGCTGGCTTCTTGTGAGTCTGTGGTCAGGCCAGTCTCCCTCTGGGAGAGAGGGGTACTGGGGGTGACGCATCTAGAAGGGGAGGGGCCCTGTAAGGGACGAGAGGAGTGGCCTGGACAGAGTTGTGCTCAATTAGCTAGGAGAGCCATCCGCTGtcccctgctccccccacccccagcctccagTCTCCCCCTTTCCTTTACTTTCCCGGGTGGGTAGAAGGAGATTTGCATCACCTTCCTCAAAGCTGCTAGGCCTCACTTTGCCTTCTCTTCCCCCAGATCGGTGCTCAGGGCTCAGGTCTGTGTGTCtcaggggagcaggggagggggaagccaGCCGGCTGAAGAGCTGGTGGGCTCAGATGAGGGCAGGGAGCCACTGGGGACACATGCTTTTCCCCCAGGAGGTCATTGCCAGGAACAAGCGGTGTTGGTAGAGCGTCCCCGAGCAGAGTTAGGGAGGCTCCAATGCTCCCTCTGGCTCTGGCCCAGGCTCTCCCGGTGACCTTGGGCTTCTGCCCTTCCCTGGGCAATATTGGAGAGAAGTCGACTCATCACTTTTGCAGTTTGTGTCTCTGCCTGTGGTTCGGGCAGGAAATGGGACCAGCCACAGGGCTGGCTCACTATGTGAGTCAGCTCTATCAGCAGATCCTGGGAATTCCTGTATTCCAAGAAGAGTGCCATCCTGGTCTGACCCAGGCGGCCAATCTTTGCTGCCTCATCCATCAGCTTACCCGAAGGGTCCCCTCCCCAACCTTCTAGAGTTCCATGTGGGGATGGAAAAaagggttgttgttgttaagtctttgaggcttggcagagatgctggaatggtttgctgtttccttctctagctggggaaacggaggcaaaccgggttaagtgacttgctcagggtcacacacctactaagtgtctgtggcgggatttgaactctggaaaatgagtcttcctgagccCCGTGCCTTAGGCACCATGGTGCCAACTTGCTGCcctagaagaaggaaaaatacacCTATAGGGTGTTGCTTCTCTTGGAaagcagtggagagaacactagatttgaagacggaagacatgggttcaaatcctatctctgccacttcctacctgtatgacaTCAGGAGTCACTTAGacgctctgtgcctcagtgtctCTGTCTGTAAAAgcgagggggttggacttgatggtccctaaagtcccttccagctcaaaatctgtgatcctctaGGAAAGGTTCTGAAGGGAATTAGGGAAACCCTCCTcacaaggagaggagagaaatgggcTGCATCGGGGGGGTCTCCATGGGGGGGGTCTGCTCTGGGGGTCTGCTCTGGGGGGTCTGCTTTAGGGGGGTCTGCTCTGGGGGTCTGCTCTGGGGGTctgctctgggggtctgctttggGGGGTCTGCTTTAGGGGGGTCTGCTTTGGGGGTctgctctgggggtctgctttggGGGGTCTGCTTTGGGGGTCTGCTCTGGGGGTCTGCTGTGGGGGGTCTGCTTTGGGGGTCTGCTTTGGGGGTctgctctgggggtctgctttggGGGGTCTGCTTTAGGGGGGTCTGCTTTGGGGGTctgctctgggggtctgctttgggggtctgctctgggggtctgctttggGGGGTCTGCTTTAGGGGGGTCTGCTTTGGGGGTCTGCTTTAGGGGGGTctgctctgggggtctgctttagGGGGGTCTGCTTTGGGGGGTCTGCTTTGGGGGTctgctctgggggtctgctttaggggggtctgctctgggggtctgctttggGGGGTCTGCTTTAGGGGGGTctgctctgggggtctgctttggGGGGTCTGCTTTAGGGGGGTctgctctgggggtctgctttgggggtctgctctgggggtctgctttaggagggtctgctctgggggtctgctttggGGGTCTGCTTTGGGGGGTCCGCTTGGGGGGTCCACTTGGGGGGCATTGGCGGGTTTTCTCATCCTGCAGAATGCGCCTCATATAGAAGTCCCTTTTTGCCTCTCTTGGtctccccagggcttagcacagtgtccggcACATATTGAGAGCTTAATAGACATTCAAGTACTTTGCTGACATTTAGGCCAGATGGGGATGGAGACATTTACGTTTCCTTATATTCTTCTTCATGcttcaagccccccccccccatctgtccCTTTTCCAGTGCAGATGGCAGCCCTTCTAGAACCTAGTGGATGGTCTTCCAGGGCAATGGTGCTCCACAGAGTCGACCCCCAGGGTccgcacatagtaggcaccttaataatgcttgttgactcgaGCTGATTTGACCTGGCCAGCTTGGTCAGATAATCAGTTCTCTCTCCTTGAACCCACCTTTGGGCTGTTGAGAGGTCAGGGATGAGCTCTCATGAGatcatagaatgaatgaatgaagggcaCAGATAGAAGGGATGTCCCAGGGAAGTGGCTCctgggcttcctggaggaagaggTGGGAAGGGTGGATTGTAATCCTGAGCCTGATAAAGACCATTTATCCAGTACTTTGAGGTTTGAGTGCTTTATAGATACACACactctcatttgacaaatggggagaccgaggctgagaagaggttcactgactttcccagggtcagtcAATCagtctttaatattttattaagtgcctactatgtgccagacactgtgcaaagcacaggagcggggggtggggtggggtggggtggggggtgtaatagggaaaggcaaaagatggttccaggtcgggggcagctaggtggctcagttggatagagcaccggccctggatttaggaggacctgagtttaaatccggcctcagacacttgacacttactaactgtatgaccctggacaagtcacttaacccttattgccctgaaaaaaaaaaaaaaaggacagttcCTGGCCCCCAGGAGCTCTGActaatgggaggggggaggggcaacatgcaaacagctcCGGCTGAGCAGGTTATGGACAGGATGGATGGAAATAAGCTTCTTCTGGAGGGCCCTCGGATTAAGTTGGTTTGGGAGGCAGCCgctgaatttaggtcttcctggctctcccTCCAGTACTCTGTTACCCACACCACAGCCTGCAGGAAGAAGGCTCCTCTCTTTTTCAATGAGATTTGCAGAGAAATGATAAGTCCTCATCCTTTTCTTTTGTGTGGAGTTTTCTACAATTCCCgctttatttatttaactgaGTCATCATCAGCAAGTGCTGGTTGGCCTCTGGGGCTCAGAAGGGGTGGCCTCTGCATCCTTCTTGGCCATGAATCTTTCCCTCCAGCCAAGGCTCAGAGGCACTGAGCTCAGCACCTAATTACAGGGGGTGGTGTTGCTCTTTCTGATACTTTTTATCTGTGCTGCTCTCATCTCCCCAATTAGCCAGAGaggatcagagctgggagggagcttagaacaggggatgtcagagctgggaggggcctgagaacaggggatgtcagagctgggaggggcctgagaataggggatggcagagctgggcagGACCACTGCTTCAGCCCCCTCATTTCCTTAGTGGGGCAGCTGAGGTCAAGAGAAGGGTCAGACTTCGACAGCAGGTCAGTGAAGGAGATGGGTCTAGGACCCAGGTCTCCTTCCTCCTAGGGCAGTGCCACATCCAGCTCCATAGTATTTTTGAGCAGGAAAGGGACGTTAAATCCCCTTGAGTCGAATTCCCCAATTTTGTAGCTGATGGAATTGGGGcataggaagagggaagggtcaCATGGTGGGTGAGTGaaatgagtcaggatttgaattcaaacccGGAGCCGATCCCAGATCCCGGGCTCTTGCCAGCAGACTGACCACAGCGCCCACATTTTACagactctcttctctcccccaccagGTTCCTGGGCACCATGAAGCTGAACGAGCGGAGCCTGGCCTTTTATGCCACCTGTGACTCTCCGGCGGACAACACGGGCTTCCTCTACAAGAAGGGCGAGCGGCACACGGCCTACCACCGCCGCTGGTTTGTGCTCAAGGGGAACATGCTCTTCTACTTTGAGGACCGGGACAGCCGTGAGCCGGTGGGCGTCATCATCCTGGAGGGCTGCACCGTGGAGCTGTGCGAGGCCTCTGAGGAGTTCGCCTTCGCCATCCGCTTCGCCGGTGCCCGCTCCCGCACGTACATCCTGGCCGCCGACAGCCAGCCGGCCATGGAGGCCTGGGTCAAGGCCCTGTCCCGTGCCAGCTTCGACTACATGCGGCTGGTTGTGCGTGAGCTGGAGCAGCAGCTGGAGCAGATGCGGGCGGGGGGCAGGCGAAGGACCGAGCCCCAGGTGCCCCCACGGCGGGAGCGCTCGCTGCCCTCAGGCGGCTCCAAGGAGAACGGCTGTGCCGTCTGGAGCCAGGACTTGCCCGCCTTGCCCAATGGGAGCCTCCCCAGGACGAGCCACGAGGGGGCCCCCAggccccccccactcccaccccggcctAGGCCCTCCCTGGGCAGCAACCCCGTCCCCCTGCTGGTCCCTGAGACCCCCTTCACTGTGGGCACCACCACCTTCGCGCGGCTTCACGAGTGGTATGGCCAAGAGATTCTGGCCCTGCGGCAAGAGTGGCTGGAGAGCCGAGGCCAGCTGTAACCCAGCcgggggagaagggggggaagGACCCAGAAACACTGAGTTGTCCGGACTCGTGGTCCATCCAGGGGAAAATCTCCCTGCCAGAAAGTCCCTCGTCCGCGAGGCCCTCACGGTCATCCCGACAGAAATAGCCCTTTTCCCCTCTGACTCATGCTTGGTCCTGGGCTGCTGAGCCTGGCTCCGGGGCCAGGCAGGAGCCTACAGGCCGGCCCCTAGGGCCTGGGCAGCCCCCACTGTGATTTCCCtcccttctgcctttctttaGGACCCTTCTGGAGGAGGGGCAGCGGGGAGGGAGGACCCCCCTCCTGCGGTACAGCGTGTCGTGTCTGTGTCTCTGCGTGTACGTGTTCTCTGCGTGTGCGTGCGTCATCGTTTACAGAGCAGCCTTTCTCATTCTCACCACTCTACATCCTCCAGAATGTCTGGAATCCCACCCGCCCCTGCTTCTCAGGTTGTCTGAGGATTGTCGTGCCCCCCGACCCCCAAAATGGGCCGCCCCCCATCCTCTCCCAATGTCCCTAGGAAAACAGTTCTGTGACTGGGCTCTTCCCTTGGCCCATTTTACTGATgtgaaaactgagtctcaggatGGAGAAGTGaccagaactagaagggacctttgattttacctagtccaaccccctagttttagggaagagggaggtaaggcccagagagtgacatgtccaaggtcacacgtgTGGCCAGGCCGTAATCGACAtcggctaacatttctaggaggCCTTAAGGTTTGCTGAGCGCTTATATCcattatcatttgatccttaggacagccctgtgaggtgggtgctgttgtccaacccatttcacagatgaggaaacaggcccgtAGAGGTGGCTTGGCTCggcagggtcacaccgctagccagtaggtgtctgaggtaggCTCTGCAGCCAGACCCTCACCCTCTTACTCCACTATgcccttgcccaaggtcataataCAATTCctggtctcctgacttccaggctgGCGgtcattctgtgcctcagttgtcCTCCCTCACAGACGGGCTTGCCACTTTCCCTCAGGCCAGCTAGAGGACACAGTAGGTGTCTTGGTGGGGCGGGCGGTGCCGGCATCCTGAGCTGGGCCATATCACTTTGGGGGGTTCCTGAGGAGGGGGCCCCCCTGTTCCCTGACTCAAAGAGCACAATTCTTTCAATTATTCAAAGAGATTTCCGTTTCTTCAGCCCTCCCTGGAGAGGCCACATGCGGTCTTATGTGGAGGAGAGCAAACCTGGCCTTGGGAGGTagaaagacccgaattcaaatcctgacacaccaagtcacttagctttctCAGTGCCTTCCGGtagtcttctgactccacatcACAGACTTCCAGAGCTGGTGGGGCATTTCTATGCTGGGAATTCCCTGTACTGACCCCATGATTCCCTCACAAAAGACCCAGGCCACCCTCCTTCAGACCTTGGTGGTCTCATTGCTCCCTTTCAGTCCTCTGGAAGGATGCCCAGGACAGACCCCTGAATTCTTAGAGTGGGCAGGAGCCTCAGTCATCAGCTGGCCCGGTCCAGCCCTTTCCTTGGCCGCAGGTGGATGCTGGGTCCTTGGGGGTCAGATGTCTTGTGTGATGTCACGTTGACTTAGTAGCACAGCTGggatctctcctttctccacatCCAGGGCTCACCTTACCTATATCCTGCTGCCAATAAAACAATCCTCAGTCAGACATTAACAGGGCATCTACTCTGTCCCCGCCACTGGCCTAGGTATCAGGGCTACAGGAGCAGGACGATTTCTGACCTCCCGGAGCTCACTCTGCCTTTGCTTCCTGGTGTTCATTTGTATCTGAGACCTCATCCATCCAGCTAAAAAATAACAGGACCCTAATTCCAGAATTGTCCAGAGGAAGCATCATAGCTAGGGGGAGAGAGAGCCaggaagctgggggtggggaaccCAGGGCAAGGCCTCAGGCCCCTTTCTAAGACCTAGAAGTTGCACTTGTGGAGGGATGGGCCTCACCAAGGAAATTTCAggtctggtaaaaaaaaatcaagatttagGACTGTGTCATAGTTAGACACCGGCTGCCAGGGCTGCCCTTTCTTGTAATGTTTACGTTAACCCTGGCAGCTTCTGGAGGTGGTGAGTTCTCCATCACAGGAGTGCTTCAAGGAGAGGTTGGGCAGTTGTTTGTTAGGTACTTTGGAAGATTCTTGGTCAAGTATATAGGCAGATGACCCCGGTCCCTTTCAGCTCCTCATGCTGAGTGATGAGTTCTGAAGTTCAGGGATGTCTTCCTGGTAGCTTGTTCTTATTGGATCAGCTGGAAGAGAACCTAGAGGCCATCacctccaaccccctcattttacagaagaggaaactgaggcagagagtggtgaagtgactttcccagggccatacagctaagcattggaggtaggatttgaagttgggatttcctgactccaagtccagacctctatccactgtgactccTAGCAGACACCTCATTCAAGAGGAGCTGGGGGTGACCCCCCTCCAAGACTGGGGCTTGGGGGTAAGGTCCCAGAAGACGCTGGATGCTGCCTCCTCCCATGACTTAGTGACATGTTTTTAGTTCTTAGAGTGTGACGTGTTTCGTGGGTAGGTAAGTGGGTTGGGAGGGTGGGTCTCCACACGGTGAATGAAGAGGTACCCGTTTGTCTCCATTCCAGGCTTGCCGGCAGAAGCCTTCAAGGCCAATTTTCTGCCTGGCTCTCCTCCATCTCACTGCTGGCCCAGTGGGTATGGGTGGGGCTTAgatgataattattattgttattattattattttttaagaactTTGGGCTTACCCAGGTACTTTGCGATTTGTGGGTCATCCGCCCTCCCTGGTCCATGGATAGTGATTGAATTTGCAAAGGAACATTGGGACTGGATCTTCTTAGAGAAACCATTCTTGGGGGGTGGTGGGCATCCATTGAGAAGTGGAATGACTACACGCTCCTCCTTcgtccctctttcctctctcccagaAGTCCCTGCCAGGGCTGCAACAGTGGGGGAACAGGGCAGGTTGAGTTGGGGGGTACCTCCTCACCCCTCAAGCTGTTTAAAGGAACCGCAGATTTTTCAGGCAGGTTAGAATGtgaacccccattttacagataagtcaGAGAACAACTTGCCTGTCCTCTAGATCTAGAGATGGAGGACTTGGGTTCGAATCCTTTTGTTGATGctttttttagctgtgtgaccttggataaatccgGTAACTTcactgttcctcagtttccttaattgaaaattaaggggggtggggatagCTTGCCCCTAAAGTCCCATCCTGCTCTAGACTAGACTTAGGATTCCAGGCAGTGATCAGAGTGGACGCTAGAACCCAGGGTCCGGACTCCCGCGGTGCCTTTGTTTCCTTTGCTGGCTCTGGGCAAAGGGCTTCCTGGCTTTTCATGGAGTTGTATGTAGAGATGGGATCCGGGTATCATCGTGGAAAGAGCCACCTCAAACCCAGATGGGTTCAAGCCCCTTCTCTGACTTACACCGACAGTCTGGTTCTGTGACTGCTCCAATTATTTAACCTCCCAGACCCCTAGACCACTCTCTGAAGCTCAACTTGCTGAGGAGGTGCTACCATACATCGGGAGAGGTTTCCTCATCCAGAGGGTCCAGTCCTCATCCCTATCCCTGGACTAGAGAGAAAGAAGGCTTATGGCCGGGAGAGGTTGGACCTGCAGGGGGAACCTGAGGAGGCTGGGCATTCCAGAAGGGCTGAAATAAAATGGCCTTTGTGAAGAAAGGTGTGCTGGTCTGTTCTTTCCATCTGAGCTGGACTGTTTTCCTTCTGGGGAAAGTTGATTGTTTATCTCACATGGAGGAACTTGGGAGCAGGTCCACCCAGTAGAAAATAAACTCCTTCAGTcgattcagtaagcatttattaagcacctactctgccaggcactgtgccaagtgttggGAATGCCAAAAGAGGCATCTTGGGGGgctaacaatctaatgggggaggcaagaTACCAATGATACAAAGCAAGTTACACCCAAGGGTAAATTGGAAATGAGAGGGGAAGCACTAGATTTCCCAGACACcatctgggtgaccctgagtgagtcacttctctttgcctcggtttcctccacAGTAAAAAGGGGACAATAACGGCACCTGCCTtgcagtgttgtgaggatcaggtatttttttttgcagggcaatgagggttaagtgatttaatcaggtgttttcaatatttgtattatgcttagcacacagtaggaactctatgaattcttatttcctcttccctttggATTCCCATAATTAGCAatagtgccaagcacatagtaggtatttcataTAATGCTCGATTGATAGATAGGTATTTGCATGCCCTCTCATAATACCTGTCTGGTTTGGAGAAGTGTTGAGTGGCTCCTTGAGAATGGTGATTCCCCGCCCCTCCCATCTTTGTTTCCTTGGTACCTACCATAaaacctggcatacagtaagtgctcaCTAAAT includes:
- the PHETA1 gene encoding sesquipedalian-1, whose amino-acid sequence is MKLNERSLAFYATCDSPADNTGFLYKKGERHTAYHRRWFVLKGNMLFYFEDRDSREPVGVIILEGCTVELCEASEEFAFAIRFAGARSRTYILAADSQPAMEAWVKALSRASFDYMRLVVRELEQQLEQMRAGGRRRTEPQVPPRRERSLPSGGSKENGCAVWSQDLPALPNGSLPRTSHEGAPRPPPLPPRPRPSLGSNPVPLLVPETPFTVGTTTFARLHEWYGQEILALRQEWLESRGQL